One Pyrofollis japonicus DNA window includes the following coding sequences:
- the rnhB gene encoding ribonuclease HII, which yields MTEKCKGFAVGVDEAGRGPLIGPMVLALVVIKCEDLDALAETGIRDSKDLEPYTRRRLFETILSSSNYVIYTIIPPAVIDSFNLNQLEYETIAYMLKRLREATRIEPSFLSIYIDAVGPVNKMRNELRKRLPWLRYSRLIVEPKADSKYVVVGAASIIAKVVRDKEIEKLRELYGIRGSGYPTDQRTIDWLREAYEMNPDNPPWFVRRTWSTLRQLAPKWYIEKRKELSALGPRQRTLTEFLGANKPRQKQG from the coding sequence TTGACCGAGAAGTGTAAGGGCTTTGCTGTAGGCGTTGATGAGGCTGGTCGTGGCCCCCTAATCGGCCCTATGGTACTTGCTCTTGTTGTTATTAAATGTGAAGACTTAGACGCTCTGGCTGAAACCGGTATTCGGGACAGCAAGGACTTAGAGCCCTATACGCGTAGAAGACTATTTGAAACTATACTTAGTAGTTCAAACTATGTGATTTACACCATTATTCCACCAGCCGTCATTGATTCCTTTAATCTCAATCAGCTTGAATACGAGACAATCGCATATATGCTTAAAAGACTACGTGAAGCAACGAGGATCGAGCCCTCCTTCTTATCAATATATATTGATGCTGTAGGTCCCGTGAATAAGATGAGGAACGAACTCCGGAAAAGGCTGCCATGGCTACGCTACTCAAGGCTTATTGTGGAGCCAAAAGCTGACTCAAAATATGTTGTTGTCGGGGCTGCGAGTATTATTGCAAAAGTAGTGCGTGATAAAGAGATTGAAAAGCTCAGAGAACTCTACGGAATAAGAGGATCTGGATACCCTACTGATCAGCGAACCATAGATTGGCTGCGCGAAGCATATGAAATGAACCCAGATAATCCTCCATGGTTTGTGAGGCGGACTTGGAGCACATTGAGGCAGCTTGCTCCTAAGTGGTACATAGAGAAGCGTAAGGAACTGTCAGCCTTAGGACCTAGGCAGCGGACTCTAACAGAGTTCCTCGGGGCCAATAAGCCTCGCCAAAAGCAGGGATGA